The Microcella sp. genome includes the window GCAGTCTCGGCGGGCGCCGATGCGGGGGCGGGCGCTGCGGCGGCCGAGTCGCCGGTGCCGATGCGCACGAGGGGGGTGCCCACCTCGACCGTCTCGTCTTCAGCCACGAGGATCTCTTCGACCACTCCCGCGACGGGCGAGGGAATCTCGGTGTCGACCTTGTCGGTCGAAACTTCGAGCAAGGGCTCGTCAACCTCGACTCGGTCTCCCACGTTCTTCAGCCATCGGGTTACCGTGCCCTCGGTCACGCTCTCACCGAGCGCCGGGAGGTTGACGGATTCGCTCATTATTTCGTGCTCCTTTGAAGCATGTCGGTGGTGTCTAGCCTACGGTGCGCCCGCGCGCTCACATCGCGTGCAAGGGCTTGCCCGCGAGTGCGAGAAACGCCTCGCCGAGGGCTTCGTTCTGGGTCGGGTGGGCGTGCAGCAGTGGCGCGACGTCTTCGGGGTGGGCATCCCAGTTCACGGCAAGCTGCGCTTCGCCGATCAGTTCGCCCACGCGAGCACCGATCATGTGCACGCCGACCACGGGGCCATCGACGACGCGCACGACCTTGATCGAGCCGGCCGTCTCGAGAATGTGGCTCTTGCCGTTGCCCGCGAGGTTGTAGTCGTACGAGGTGATCGCGGCGTCGCCGTACTGCTCTTTCGCCTTGGCCTCGGTCAGGCCGACCGAGGCGACCTCGGGCTCGCTGTAGGTGACCTTCGGAATGTTGACGTCGGCGATGACGACCGGGTTGAGCCCCGCGATCTCTTCGGCGACGAAGATTCCCTGCTGAAAGCCGCGGTGCGCGAGCTGCAGGCCCGGAACGATGTCGCCGACGGCGTACAGGCCCGGGATGCTCGTCTCGAGCCGCTCGTTGGTGAGCACGAATCCGCGATCCATGGCCACGCCGACCTCTTCGAAGCCGAGCCCTGCGGTGGCGGGGCCCCGACCCACGGCGACGAGCAGAATGTCTGCCTCGATCGTGGCGCCGTTCTCGAGGGTCACGACGACGCCCTGGTCATTCTGCGTGACGCTCTGGAAGCGCACGCCGAGGGTGAACTCGATGCCGCGCTTGCGGTAGGCGCGCTCGAACTGCTTCGAGATCGACTCTTCTTCGAGCGGCACGAGGTGGGGGAGTGCTTCGATGATGTGCACGTCTGCACCCCACGAGCGCCAGACGCTCGAGAACTCGACGCCGATGACGCCGCCGCCGAGCACGGCGACCTTCTTCGGCACGAAGTCGAGCTGCAGTGCGCCCTCGGAGGTCATGACGCGACCGCCGATCTCGAGCCCCGGAAGGGTGCGCGAGTACGAGCCCGTCGCGAGCACGACGTTCTTGCCGGTGATCGTGCTGTCTCCCACCTGCACGGTCGTCGGCGAGGTGAGGCGGCCTTCGCCCTCGATCGTCGTGATGCCTCGAGCCTTGATGAGCCCTTGCAGGCCCTTGTACTTGCTGGCGATGATGCCTTCGCGGTACTGGATGACGGCGGGAACATCGACGCCCTCGAGCGTGGCCTTGACTCCGAACTGGGCGGCGTCGCGGGCCGCATCGGCCACCTCTGCCGCGTGCAGCAGCGCCTTGGTCGGAATGCAGCCGACGTGCAGGCAGGTTCCGCCGACCTTCGACTTCTCGATGAGTCCGACGCTCATGCCGAGCTGGCTGGCGCGCAGCGCTGCGGCATACCCACCGCTTCCGGCACCGAGAATGACGAGGTCAAAAGAGTGATCAGACACCGGGTGAGGCTCCTTCATGCGTCAAGGGCTGTCGCGCAGGGGCCAAACTCGTGGTGGCGGGTCGACCCGACGAACGGCACGTTTGTTTCGTGCCCGCAGTCGAGCCTACTACTTGGTCGCGAAGCGCTCAGCGACTCGGATGAGCGTTCGCGTGATGACCCCTGACGAACCTTTGGGCGTGTAGCCGAACGGGGCTGTCGCGTTGTTGGCAGGCCCGGCGATGTCGAGGTGCGCCCACGGGATGCGCGGCGCATCATCGCCGTCACCCCGACGCCCCACGAACTCACGCAGAAAGACTGCCGCCAGCAGCATGCCCGCCGCAGTGTTGCCCGGCTTGGCGTTTGCGATGTCGGCGACATCGGTCTTCAGCAGCGCGCGAAGCTCGGCAGGCAGGGGCATGGGCCACACGAGCTCACCGCTCTCGCCAGCGGCGGCACGCACCTCGGCGACGAGCTCGTCGTCGCCCATGAGGCCGGCGTAGCGCTCGCCGAGCGCCACGCGCGCCGCGCCGGTGAGGGTTGCGACATCGATGATGGCGTCAGGCTGCTCTTCGCTCGCGGCGGCGAGGCCGTCGGCCAGCACCAGTCGGCCTTCGGCGTCGGTGTTGAGCACTTCGACGGTCGTGCCGCTACGCGTCGAGATGACGTCGTTGGGGCGCAGGGCAGAACCCGAGGGCATGTTCTCGGCGAGGCACAGCCAGCCCGTCACGCGCGCGTCGACGCCCAGGCGTGCGGCCGCGATCGTGGCGGCGAGCACCGTCGCGGCACCCGTCATGTCGTACTTCATGCCGACCATCGCCGCTGCGGGCTTGAGCGAGAGCCCGCCCGAGTCGAAGGTGATGCCCTTGCCGACCAGGGCGAGGTGCGGGGCGGTCTCGCTCGGCCGATAGCGCAGCGCCATCAAGCGGGGCGGGCGGGCCGACCCTTGACCGACGCCGAGAATGCCCCCGAAGCCGCCGGCCTCGAGCTCGTCGGTGCCCCACACCTCGACGTCGAGGGGCAGGCCTTCGGCCGCGCGAACGGCGCGCTCGACGAAGGTCTCGGGGTAGAGCTGATTCGGGGGAGTCGTGACCAGGTCGCGCACGAGGCACACGGCCTCTGCTGTGATGGCGGCCACCTCGGCGGCTGCCGCGGCGTCGTCGACCTGGGTGCAGAGCTCGATGGTGGCGATGCCGGCTGGCGGGTCGCTGACAGCGTCGCCCTCGCGCGCCGGCCCGAAGCGGTATGCCCCCAGGGCAGCACCCTCGAGCACGGCCTGTACTTCAGTCGCTGAGGTCGTCGGCAGTGCGATTGCGACCCGTGAGGCACCGCCCGCGGCGCGCGCGGCCGTGCCGGCGACCGAGCGCAGACCTTCGGGGTTGAGGGGCGCGCGCCCCACTCCGACCAGCAGGATGCTGCGGGCAGCGACACCCTCGGGCGAGGGGATGCGCGCCGTCTCGTCTGTCGCGCCCGTCAACCCCAGTGCGCTCAACTGCTCGGTGATCGCGGCGAGCGGCCCCGCATCCGCCCCCACGATCACAGCACCGACCTCACCCGGTGCGATGCCGACTATGAGAGCGTCGACGTCGAGATTCCAGGGCGATTCGAGAGTGGCGGCAAGAGAGGCAACGGGCATGGCGGCCATGCTATCTGCGCGTGTTCGCTCTGAGCGCGCGCCAGCTCGCAGGTCGCGCGCGATGGCGGTTCTACCATGGAGTCATGCGGAATCCCACAGAGCTCTACACCGTGGTGCTCACGGAGGCCGACGTTCCGGCGGGGCTGCCGCTCGTGATCGGCCTGACCGGTTTCGTCGATTCTGGGGGCGCCGTCGGGCAGGTCTCGCAGTACCTCATCGATGAGCTCGAGCATCGTGATGTCGTGGTCTTCGACAACGACGAGCTGCTCGACTACCGGGCGCGGCGGCCGATTCTGGTCTTCGACGAGACCCGCATCACCGAGTTTCGCCGCCCCGCGCTGACCGTGCGCCTCGCACATGACGAGATCGGTGCGCCCTTTCTGCTGCTCACCGGGTACGAGCCCGATTTTCAGTGGGAGCGCTTCGTCGCTGCCCTGCTCGAGATCATCGAGCGGTATGCCGTGGCGTCGACCACGTGGGTGCACGCCATTCCGATGCCTGTGCCGCACACGCGCGGCATCGGCGTGACCGTGAGCGGCAACCGCGACGAGCTCATCGAGTCACTGTCGGTGTGGCGCCCTCGAACGCAAGTGCCCGGCAACGTGCTGCACCTGCTCGAGCACCGGCTGACGCAAGCGGGCCACCCGACCGCGGGGTTCGTGCTGCTCGTGCCGCACTACCTCGCCGACACCGAGTTTCCGTCGGCCGCAGTGACCGCCCTCGAGAGCATCACGGCCGCGACCGGCATGCTCTTCCCGACCGATCGGCTGCGCGCCGAGGGCCGCGAGTTTCTCGCGCGCATCGAAGACCAGGTCGAAGGCAACACCGAGCTGGCTCGCCTCGTCGGCACGCTCGAAGAGCGGCACGACAGCTACATGGAGGACAACCCGCTGCGGTCTCCGCTGACCGACGAAGACGGCGAGCTTCCGAGTGCCGACGCGATTGCCGCCGAGCTCGAGAAGTTCTTGGCCCATCGCCAGTCGTCAGATGACGAGCCGCGCTGACCCCGTGGTCGGCGCGCACAGCAGTTCGTGCAATAATTGTCCCTCACGACCCAGTCGGTCGCACGGTAGATTCGGCCCGCTTCTCGCAGCAGAAGCACACTGCATCACACACCTCGCGACTTGACATGGGTCGTTGTACTGCCCGCAGAACGCGAGATTGAGGGGCCCATGGCTACCCGAGCGACCAGCACCACGACCACGACTGCGAAGAAGACTGCCTCGGCCGCGGCCGCCACGGCCGAGAAGCCGGCATCGAAGACCGCAGCGTCGAAGACTGCAGCTGCGAAGACCGCAGCCCCGAAGACTGCTGCTGCGAAGACCGCAGCGCCGAAGAACACGGCATCGAAGACCCCAGCGACGAAAGCCCCAGCGGCGAAGGCTCCCGCGGCGAAGAAGACGGCTGCGAAGGCTCCCGCGGCCACGAGCGCGCCGACGAAGCAGTCGCGCGCCAAGAAGCCCACAGCGGCAGCTGCAGCCGGTGCAGCCGACGACAGCGACGAGGTCGAGATCGTCATCGATGCCGATGCAGACGAGGCCGTCGAGCCCGCAGACACCGCGGCCGACGACACCGCCGAGAGCCCCGCCGCTGATGCGACTGACGATGATGACGACTCTGACGACGACTCGGGCTCAGCTGGTCCGTTGCCGACCGGCGCCATCGTCATCTCGAACACTGACGATGACGAAGTGCCGGTCTATTCGACGACGATCACCGGTGCGACCGCTGACCCGGTCAAGGACTACCTAAAGCAGATCGGCAAGGTTCCGCTGCTGAACGCCGCCGAAGAGGTCGAGCTGGCGATGCGCATCGAGGCAGGGCTCTTCGCCGAGGAGAAGCTCTCGACGATGAGCGAGAAAGAGAAGCGCACCGCCATGGGCCGCGACCTCGCCTGGGTCGCGCGTGACGGCCAGCGCGCCAAGAACCACCTGCTCGGCGCGAACCTGCGTCTCGTCGTGTCGCTCGCCAAGCGCTACACCGGTCGCGGCATGCAGTTTCTCGACCTCATCCAAGAAGGAAACCTCGGTCTGATCAGGGCCGTCGAGAAGTTCGACTACACCAAGGGCTTCAAGTTCTCGACCTACGCCACCTGGTGGATCCGTCAGGCGATCACGCGCGCCATGGCAGACCAGGCCCGCACGATCCGTATTCCCGTGCACATGGTCGAGGTCATCAACAAGCTCGCCCGAGTGCAGCGGCAGATGCTGCAAGACCTCGGCCGCGAGCCCACGCCCGAAGAGCTGTCGCGCGAACTCGACATGACTCCCGAGAAGGTCATCGAGGTTCAGAAGTACGGCCGCGAGCCCATCTCGCTGCACACACCCCTCGGTGAAGACGGCGACAGCGAGTTCGGTGACCTCATCGAAGACACCGAGGCTGTCGTGCCGGCCGACGCAGTCGGCTTCACGATGCTGCAGAAGCAGCTCGAGAGCCTGCTCGACTCGCTGTCTGAGCGCGAAGCAGGCGTGATCCGCATGCGGTTCGGCCTCGGCGACGGCATGCCCAAAACCCTCGATCAGATCGGCGACACCTTCGGTGTCACGCGCGAGCGGATACGGCAGATCGAGTCGAAGACGATGGCCAAGCTGCGCCACCCCTCGCGGTCGCAGGCCCTGCGCGACTACCTCGAGTAGGCACGCATCGTGCGCATCCGTCTCGCGGTGATCGTCGGCCGCGTCGTGCGTGCACTCGCGCGGCTGCGCGGAGGCGGCTCGGCGATACCGGGCAACATCGCGTTGCGCATCGCGCCGGGATTTCTCGAGCACGCTCTCGGATCGATGGCGCTCGGAGTGGTGTTCGTCACCGGTTCGAACGGCAAGTCGACGACCACCAACATGCTCGTGGCCGTGCTGCGTGCACACGGTATGCGGGTGTTCACGAACCCCAGCGGGGCGAACCTTCCGCAGGGAATCGCATCAGCGCTGCTGGCGACCGTGCCGCTCGACGGCAGGGTGCGCGACGATCTGGCAGTGCTCGAAGTCGACGAGGCGTACGGCGTCGGTCTCGCCGAGCGGCTGGCGCCGACCGACGTGCTGCTGCTCAACCTGCAGATCGATCAGCTCAACCGCTTTCACGAACCCGACCGCGTCTACCGCATGCTCGAGCAGATCGCCGCCCGTGCGCGTCGACGACTGATCGTCAATGCGGCCGACCCGAACACGGCCGACCTCGGCCGCGGTGCTCGCGCAGACCAGCAGGTCGTCGTGTTCGACGTCGCACCCGCCGCGCTCGCGGCGAGCCCGCACGGTGTCGCACCGGCTCCGAGGCTGACGAGCGGCGCAGGTGAGACTCTGCCCGACGCCGAGGTCGTGGTCGAGAGCACCGCGGGCAGTGCGGCTGTGCTCACCGTCGACGGTGAGCGGGCATCCGTCGCCTTGCCGTCACGCGGGCTGCACTATGCGGTGGATGCTGCCGGCGCGATCGCGACCGCGCGCAGTCTGCTGGGCGATCGGTTCTCGATCGAGACGGCGAGCACAGCGCTCGGCTCACTGGAGACCGTCTACGGACGCGGCGAGGTGCTCGACGCGAAGGGCCAGGCCATCGAGCTCGTCATGATGAAGAACCCGCCGAGCCTGCAGCTCAACCTCGATTCACTCGGGCGCGTGCCCCAGTGCGTCATGATCGCCGTCGACGAGGGCACGCCCGACCCCTCGTGGATCTACGACACCGATCTCTCGATGCTCGACCATGTCGACGTTGTCACCGGAACGAAGGCCCACCAGTGGGCGACGAGGCTTGCGTACGCCGGCATTCCTGTCGGCACGGTCATCGAAGACTTCCGCACGGCGGTCGACGCCTTCCTCTCCCTCGACACCCCGGACGACGGCCCGAAGGTGGGCATCGTCAACTACGAGCTCATGATGGAGCTGCGCCTCATGATGGGGTATCTCGATCTGGAGGGCGGCTCGTGACCGCTCTGCGCATACTGCACCTCTACCCGCACGAGCTCGGCATCAACGGTGACGCAGGCAACGTGCTCGCACTGCGACGCAGGCTCGAGTGGAGAGGCATCGAGGCCGAGGTGCTGCTCTGCGGCACCGGCGACCCCCTGCCTGTCGACGTCGACCTCGTGCACATCGGCAGCGGCCCCGCATCAGCGCGAGACGCGGTGCTGCCCGACGCGCTGCGTCACCGAGATGCACTCGCCGCCTGGGCAGACGATGGGGTGCCGATGATCGGCATCGGTGCCGGCTTCCATCTGCTGAGCCGATCGATCGAGACTCGTGACGGCTCCCGACGCGCAGCCCTCGACGTGCTGCCGGTCGTCATTCGCGATCGAGAGCGGCGAGCAGTGGGCGAAGTGCTCGCCGAGCCGAGCGGCGGGCATCGCATGGCCGGCTACCTGAATCACGGCGCGAGCGTGATGCGCGACGACGGCGTGCCGCTCGCCACGCTCGATCATCGATCGCGGTCAAGCGCCATCCACGACGACGCCGACCGGTACGAAGGCGTGCGCATCGGATCTCGCATCGGCACGCACCTGCACGGCCCGATCCTGCCGATGAACCCGTTCATCGCCGACGAGCTGCTCGCCGGCGCACTCGCGCGCAGGGGCGAGACCCTGCCTGACCGCGACGAGCGGACGGTCGCGGCAGACGAGCACGCTCGACTGTCGCGCGCCGCGATCGCCCGACGGCTCGGTGCGGCCGGCGTCGAGGTCTGAAGCGCTGATCGCTCTCAGCGGCGCGCGAGACCTGAGCGGTCGTGGTGGCGAGGCACCCGCGGCGGCACGCCCGTGACGATCTCGTCGCCGATGGTGCCGCTGCTGCGGGCCCAGTCTTCGGCGCTCGGTTCGCCCGCCCCCGGTTCTCCGAAGATCGTGACCACCTGAGAATCGAGGGTGTCGGTGTCGTCAGGGGGAGCGACGATGAGCGTTCTGTCGACCTCGACGGTCTCGACCGCGTATCGAACGCCGCCGATCGACACGTCTGCGCCTGTGGCACCGAGCGGAACGCCGTCTGCCCAGCCCGCGGCGATCCAGCGGCGCCCTGCAGGGGCGGGGGAGTCGAGCAGCGTCGTTCGCAGGGTCATGACTGCACGCAGCCCGAGATCGTGGCCCGTGTGCTCATCGAAGGGCGAGATGCCGTAGGCGGCGATGCCGAATCGCACGAGGTCGTAGCGGGCGCGGGGTTCACGCCACCCGGCAGAACTCGCGGCGATGTGCCGCACGCGCGCGGTGACTCCGAGCTCGGCGGCCTCGGCCAGGGCCCGTGCGAAGGCGGTGAGCGCGGCGTCGTCGGCGTCGACCGAGGTGTCGGCGAGGTGCGACCAGATGCCCTCGATGACGATGCGGCCAGCGGCGGCGTGCGCGCGCGCGGCAGTCACGAGCGCCGCCCACTGCTCGGGAAGCGCACCGTTGCGGTGCAGACCGGTGTCGATCTTCAGATGCACCCGTGCGGGGAGACTGCCGGTGGCTGCTGCGGCGATGCGATCGAGCTCGTGCAGGCTCGACACACCGAGATCGACCCGTGCCGTGATCGCCGCAGCGAAGTCGCTCTCGGCTCCGTGCAGCCAGGCGAAGAGCGGGCATTCGACGGCCGCCGCGCGCAGCGCAAGCGCTGCAGGAATCTCGAGCACTGCGAGCGAGCGGGCGCCAGCAGCGAGGGCTGTGGCCGCGAGGTCGAGCATGCCGTGCCCGTAGGCGTCTGCCTTGACGGCGAGCATGACCTCTGCAGGAGCGGCTCGAGCCGTGAGCATCGAGACATTGTGCGCGAATGCGGCGTGGTCGATGACGGCGATGGCGCTCACTCGTCACTCCAGATGCGCGCGACGCGCGACCCCAGGCGCGCCGTCAACTGGTCGGCCGTGCGGCCCGTCGCCGTGCACCAGGCAGCCAGGCTGCCGCTGTCATTCCAGAGCACAGCCGGGTCACCGACCGCCGCAGTCGAGTGGGCAAGGTCGACGACGAGCTGGTCCATCGCGATGCGACCGGCGATCACCCCTCGTGCGTTGCCGATGCGAACGCTGGCGCGATTGGAGGCGCTGCGCGGCACTCCATCTGCATAGCCGAGAGCGATCAGCGCGAGGGTCGATTCGTGCGCCGTGACGTAGGTGTACCCGTACGACACGGGGGTGCTCGCCGGCACTCTCTTCACGGCGATCACTTCGCCCTCGAGGGTCATCAGCGGCTCGTGACCACCGTCGAACCCGTAGATCACTCTCGACGGGGCCTCGGCAGGAGGCGCGTCGCCGTCGCGTGTGAAGCGCGAAGCACCATGGGCTCGAGCGGCGGCCTCGATCGCAGCGGCCCCGTGCCCGTACGCATCAGCGCGCAGGTCGATCGCGGGCGCATCGGCTCCGCGCCAGTCGCGCTGTGCAAGCGCTTGATTAAGCGCTCGTCGAGAGAGGCGCGCGACCCGGCGCACGCCAGGGAGCTCAGGCGCCGCGCTCATCGAGCAAACGGCTCGATTCGTCGTGCCAGGCGAGTGCCGAGCCCGAGAGCTTCTCCTTGAAGCGGGCAGCGTGGTGGGCGCAGAACAGCAGCTCGCCGGTCGCGAGGGTGGCGCGAACATAGGCTTGAGCACCGCAGCTGTCGCACCGGTCCAGCGCAGTCAGGGGGGCGGTCGCAACAGTCGGGTTCTCGGTGGTGATCTGCGTCATGATGTGACCCTCGCTCTCCGTGTGCTGTGCGAACCTTCGAGGTCTCATTGCACCACACCGAAGCGACAGTGCCGTGTCAAACCGCCCCGATTTCGCTGAACGCGTATGAGCATCCGACAGTCGCGTCGCGCCCTGCGGAGTGGGAGCCGAGCGTCGTCAGCGGCCGCATCTACGATGAGCGTCGTGGCAACTTCTGATTACTCCGCTCGTCATCTCTCTGTGCTCGAAGGCCTCGAAGCGGTGCGCAAGCGCCCGGGAATGTACATCGGCTCTACCGACTCTCGCGGGCTTATGCACTGCCTGTGGGAGATCATCGACAACTCGGTCGACGAGGCTCTCGGCGGCCACGGAGACCAGATCGACCTGCGGCTGCACCCAGACGGCAGCGTCGAGGTGCGAGATCGCGCGCGAGGAATCCCCGTCGACATCGAACCGAAGACGGGCCTCAGCGGTGTCGAGGTGGTCTTCACGAAGCTGCACGCCGGCGGCAAGTTCGGTGGAGGCTCATATGCCGCATCCGGCGGGCTGCACGGAGTCGGCGCATCAGTGGTGAACGCACTCAGCGAGCGTCTCGATGTCGAGGTCGATCGCAACGGTGCGACGTGGGCGATGTCGTTCCACCGCGGCGAGCCCGGCATCTTCGACGATGGCGCAGACGGTCCTCGCCCCGACTCGCCGTTCACGCCCTTCATCTCGGGCAGTGAGCTTCGCAAGGTGGCCAAGGTGGCGAAGGGGGTCACCGGCACTCGCATCCGGTACTGGGCAGACCCGCAGATCTTCACGAAAGGCGCGAGCTTTCTCACCGACGAACTCGTCGGCCGGCTGCGTCAGACCGCGTTTCTCGTGCCAGGCATCACGCTCACGCTGCGCGATGATCGTGCCGAGACGCCCACCGAAGAGTCCTTCCGTTTCGATGGCGGCATCAGCGAGTACGCCGAATTCCTGTCACCGGATGCCCCCATCACCGACACCTGGCGCATCACGGGCTCTGGCTCGTTCACTGAGACGGTTCCGGTGCTGCAGCCGAACGGGCACATGGTGCCGACCGAGGTCGAGCGCGAGTGCGTCGTCGACATCGCTCTGCGGTGGGGCACCGGGTACGACACCACCTTCCGCTCGTATGTCAACATCATCGCCACGCCGAAAGGCGGCAGCCACCAGTTGGGATTCGAGCAGGGCCTGCTGAAGTTCTTGCGGGCCGAGGCCGAGAAGAACGCCCGCCGACTCAAGCTGGGCAGCGACAAGCTCGAGAAAGACGACGTGCTCGCCGGCGTGACCGCCGTGCTGACCGTGCGTCTGCCTGAGCCGCAATTCGAGGGTCAGACGAAAGAGATTCTCGGCACCCCGGCGGTTCGAGCGATCGTGTCGAGCGTCATCGCACGCGGACTCGCCGAGCGGTTCTCATCGAGCAAGCGCGACGACAAGACGCAGTCGGCCCTCGTGCTCGAGAAGGTCGTCTCAGAGATGAAGAGCCGCATTTCGGCTCGCGCGCACAAAGAGACCCAGCGGCGCAAGAATGCGCTCGAGAGCTCGGCGCTGCCGGCCAAGCTCGTCGACTGCCGCTCGAACGACGTCGAGAGCAGCGAGTTGTTCATCGTCGAGGGCGACAGTGCCCTCGGCACCGCGAAGCTCGGGCGAGACAGCGAGTACCAGGCGCTGCTGCCCATTCGCGGAAAGATCTTGAACGTGCAGAAGGCATCGGTGAGCGACATGCTCAGCAATGCCGAGTGCGCCTCGATCATCCAGGTGATCGGAGCAGGGTCTGGCCGCACGTTCGACCTTGCCCAGGCTCGCTACGGCAAAGTCATCATCATGGCCGACGCCGATGTCGACGGTGCGCACATTCGAACGCTGCTGCTGACGCTCTTCTTCCGCTACATGCGCCCGATGATCGACGAGGGGCGAGTGTTCGCCGCGGTGCCACCACTGCACCGCGTCGTCGTGCTCAACCCGGGCTCGAAGCCCAACGAGACGATCTACACCTACAGCGAGGCCGAGTTGAACGGTGTGCTCGCCGCCTTGAAGAAATCGGGCAAGCGATACCAAGACCCGATTCAGCGGTACAAGGGGCTCGGCGAGATGGACGCAGATCAGTTGGCCGACACCACGATGAGCCGCGCCCACCGCACGCTGCGTCGAGTTCGAGTAACCGATGCAGAGGCTGCATCGGCTGTCTTCGAGCTGCTCATGGGCAACGAGGTGGCGCCGCGCAAAGAGTTCATCATCGCCGGCCAGGGGCTCGACCGCGACCGCATCGACGTCTGAGCTCGCGCCGAGCTACGCGATCGTCGTGCCGATCGACCCGATCGGCGAGTCGAGCGCGAGGCCCGAGGCGTCTCGCTTCGCACCGCCGTCTGGCAGCGAGCGCTGCGAGCCGTCAGCACCCACCGCGAGTGGGTTCTCACCCACCCAGGCGAGACGCAGCACGTCTTCGCCCTTGAGAAAGGCGTGGCACCGCACGCCACCGGTGGCGCGACCCTTCGCCGGAAACTGCGCGAAGTCTGAGACCTTCGCCCGACCAGGGTCGACGCCGGCGATCGTCTGGCTCGAGCCCGACACCGTCACGACGGCGGCGGCGTCAGATTCGACGGCAGTGAAGTGCACGACGCGGGCGCCTGCAGCGAGTTTGATGCCTGCCATGCCGCCAGCGGCGAGGCCTTGGGGGCGAACGTGCTCGGCAGCGAAGTGCAGCAGCTGCGCGTCAGACGTGACGAAGACGAGGCGATGGCCATCGGTCGCGGGGGCCGCGCCGATCACGGCATCTCCGGCTTTGAGACCGATGACTTCGCCGTCGGGTCGAGCGGGCCACGAGCCGGGCAGCACCCGCTTCACGACGCCGTCTCGAGTGCCGAGTGCGAGCGCAACGTCGCTCTCTGCATCGATGACCGTGAGCACTGTCTCTGTCGCATCGGCGAGCGCCAGGTAGTCGCGCATCTTCACGCCCGCGGCGAGCTGCACAGAGTTCGCAGGAACGCTCGGCAGGTCGACGGGGGTGAACCGCACGAATCGCCCTCTCGAGGTGATCGCGATGAGCTCGCCTCGCGTGGTCGAGTCGATCGAGCAGAGCAGGGCGTCGTGCTTGCTGCGCCTGGCTGGCGTCAGCACGGTCGTCTCGTCGGTGAGCTCGACGCGAACGGCGCGACCCGTCGTCGACACGAGCACTCTGCACGGCGCGTCGGCGATCTCGAGCGAGACGGCGGCGGCGTTGCGGCTGCGCGAGGCGGCGGGCGCCGGGCCAGCTTCGGTGAGCAGCGTTCGGCGCGGGGTGCCGAATCGCTCGGCCGTGGCGTCGAGCTCGTCGGCGACGACCAGACGGATGCGCGCCGAATCGCTCAAGAGCGTCTCGAGCTCGGCGATCTCGGCACGCAGCTGATCGCGCTCTGCTTCGAGCTCGATACGACTGAACTTGGTGAGCCTGCGCAAGCGCAGCTCGAGAATGTAGTCGCTCTGCAGCTGACTGAGATCGAAGACCTCCATGAGCCGGGTTCGCGCCTGGTCGGCATCGTCAGAGCTGCGGATGACCTGGATGACGTCGTCGATGTCGAGAATCGCGATGAGCAGGCCGTCAACGAGGTGCAGTCGCTCGCGGCGGCGCGCAAGGCGGTATTCGCTGCGACGCGTGACGACCTGGATGCGGTGGTCGAGGTATACCCGCAGCAGTTCTTTCAGGCCGAGCGTCTGGGGCATTCCGCCGACGAGGGCGACGGCGTTGATCGAGAAGCCGTCTTCGAGCGGCGTGTA containing:
- the lpdA gene encoding dihydrolipoyl dehydrogenase translates to MSDHSFDLVILGAGSGGYAAALRASQLGMSVGLIEKSKVGGTCLHVGCIPTKALLHAAEVADAARDAAQFGVKATLEGVDVPAVIQYREGIIASKYKGLQGLIKARGITTIEGEGRLTSPTTVQVGDSTITGKNVVLATGSYSRTLPGLEIGGRVMTSEGALQLDFVPKKVAVLGGGVIGVEFSSVWRSWGADVHIIEALPHLVPLEEESISKQFERAYRKRGIEFTLGVRFQSVTQNDQGVVVTLENGATIEADILLVAVGRGPATAGLGFEEVGVAMDRGFVLTNERLETSIPGLYAVGDIVPGLQLAHRGFQQGIFVAEEIAGLNPVVIADVNIPKVTYSEPEVASVGLTEAKAKEQYGDAAITSYDYNLAGNGKSHILETAGSIKVVRVVDGPVVGVHMIGARVGELIGEAQLAVNWDAHPEDVAPLLHAHPTQNEALGEAFLALAGKPLHAM
- a CDS encoding leucyl aminopeptidase; its protein translation is MPVASLAATLESPWNLDVDALIVGIAPGEVGAVIVGADAGPLAAITEQLSALGLTGATDETARIPSPEGVAARSILLVGVGRAPLNPEGLRSVAGTAARAAGGASRVAIALPTTSATEVQAVLEGAALGAYRFGPAREGDAVSDPPAGIATIELCTQVDDAAAAAEVAAITAEAVCLVRDLVTTPPNQLYPETFVERAVRAAEGLPLDVEVWGTDELEAGGFGGILGVGQGSARPPRLMALRYRPSETAPHLALVGKGITFDSGGLSLKPAAAMVGMKYDMTGAATVLAATIAAARLGVDARVTGWLCLAENMPSGSALRPNDVISTRSGTTVEVLNTDAEGRLVLADGLAAASEEQPDAIIDVATLTGAARVALGERYAGLMGDDELVAEVRAAAGESGELVWPMPLPAELRALLKTDVADIANAKPGNTAAGMLLAAVFLREFVGRRGDGDDAPRIPWAHLDIAGPANNATAPFGYTPKGSSGVITRTLIRVAERFATK
- a CDS encoding proteasome assembly chaperone family protein, which encodes MRNPTELYTVVLTEADVPAGLPLVIGLTGFVDSGGAVGQVSQYLIDELEHRDVVVFDNDELLDYRARRPILVFDETRITEFRRPALTVRLAHDEIGAPFLLLTGYEPDFQWERFVAALLEIIERYAVASTTWVHAIPMPVPHTRGIGVTVSGNRDELIESLSVWRPRTQVPGNVLHLLEHRLTQAGHPTAGFVLLVPHYLADTEFPSAAVTALESITAATGMLFPTDRLRAEGREFLARIEDQVEGNTELARLVGTLEERHDSYMEDNPLRSPLTDEDGELPSADAIAAELEKFLAHRQSSDDEPR
- a CDS encoding RNA polymerase sigma factor yields the protein MATRATSTTTTTAKKTASAAAATAEKPASKTAASKTAAAKTAAPKTAAAKTAAPKNTASKTPATKAPAAKAPAAKKTAAKAPAATSAPTKQSRAKKPTAAAAAGAADDSDEVEIVIDADADEAVEPADTAADDTAESPAADATDDDDDSDDDSGSAGPLPTGAIVISNTDDDEVPVYSTTITGATADPVKDYLKQIGKVPLLNAAEEVELAMRIEAGLFAEEKLSTMSEKEKRTAMGRDLAWVARDGQRAKNHLLGANLRLVVSLAKRYTGRGMQFLDLIQEGNLGLIRAVEKFDYTKGFKFSTYATWWIRQAITRAMADQARTIRIPVHMVEVINKLARVQRQMLQDLGREPTPEELSRELDMTPEKVIEVQKYGREPISLHTPLGEDGDSEFGDLIEDTEAVVPADAVGFTMLQKQLESLLDSLSEREAGVIRMRFGLGDGMPKTLDQIGDTFGVTRERIRQIESKTMAKLRHPSRSQALRDYLE
- a CDS encoding MurT ligase domain-containing protein yields the protein MRIRLAVIVGRVVRALARLRGGGSAIPGNIALRIAPGFLEHALGSMALGVVFVTGSNGKSTTTNMLVAVLRAHGMRVFTNPSGANLPQGIASALLATVPLDGRVRDDLAVLEVDEAYGVGLAERLAPTDVLLLNLQIDQLNRFHEPDRVYRMLEQIAARARRRLIVNAADPNTADLGRGARADQQVVVFDVAPAALAASPHGVAPAPRLTSGAGETLPDAEVVVESTAGSAAVLTVDGERASVALPSRGLHYAVDAAGAIATARSLLGDRFSIETASTALGSLETVYGRGEVLDAKGQAIELVMMKNPPSLQLNLDSLGRVPQCVMIAVDEGTPDPSWIYDTDLSMLDHVDVVTGTKAHQWATRLAYAGIPVGTVIEDFRTAVDAFLSLDTPDDGPKVGIVNYELMMELRLMMGYLDLEGGS